CCATTTAGGAAACTCAGACTCTCACCATCATCCTTCAACAACAACCTATGTCTGTTCTTCTTTCCATCCTTGTAGAAGACCACAGGATTATATCTCCACATACGATAACCACTATAGTCTATCTTCTCTGACTGTACATCATCTGAATTGGAGGACTCTGACCTCAAAGCTTTGTTCCGGATCTTCTGCTTCAACCACAACTGGTATTCATAACTCTGTACTTCCTCAAAAGGAATAATCCCCTCACCCTGTTCAAAGGCTTTCCTCTCAAACAACAACTCGACAAACTCATCAGGATAAAGCTCTGACAATTCATAATGCTCCCCACACTGAAGATAATCGGATTTACGCTCAAACTCCTGCTCCAACACATCCACAGAAATACGGTTCAGCCGACCATGATAATCCGACCAAGCCTGAAGAAACTCCCGGTACTCATCCGCAGGAAGAGTATCGAAATCAAAATTATTCAAGTCAACCTTACTAAAATCTATACTCATAATCTAAAATTTTGAACAGAGGGGCACTCGTTCCTCGTGCCCCAGTGTGGGGGGGCGTATATTATCAATGAAATTTCTTTTACACTTTTGCAAAGATACTACATTCCTCGGATTAATCCAAATTTCACCACTAATTAAATAATTACCACTATCACTAATTATATTATTCAATAATTAGCGACAGCTGCTGTTTCCCATATGATTAGAATAGTCTTAGTAGAAAACACTAAAATGGTAAAACACTATTTCAGTAATTCAATAATTATTATTATCTTTGCAGTGTCAAATTAAGACATAATCCTTAACCCCATCATTAATGAAAGCCAAAATTATAGCAATAGCCAATCATAAGGGCGGAGTCGGTAAAACCGCCTCTGTCGCATCCATCGGAGCAGTATTGGCATCAAGAGGGAAGAAAGTGTTGATGGTTGACTTGGATACCCAAGCCAATCTTACCCGGCATTTCATGGAGAACATTCCCCCACGAATTATCTACCACGCAATTCGTGAGCAGCTCAATCTTCCCATCTATCCAATCCGTGAAAATCTCGATATTGTACCAAGTGGTCTTGATATGGCGGGAATTGATTTGGAATTACAGATGATGTTTAACCGAGAAAGAGTACTAAAGGTACTTCTCGATCCATTCAGTACCATTTACGACTATGTTCTTCTAGACTGCCCTCCGGCTCTCGGATTAGTTACAATCAACGCACTTACTGCCGCCAATAAATTAATAGTGCCTATGAAGGCCGATCTCATGTCAAACTACGGTTTGTCAATGATGGATCAATTTTGCGTAAAAATGCAGGTACTGAATCCCGGCATACATATTGACTATATCTTCTTCAATATCTATGAAAAAGGACAGACCATGACAGAAGCTATTGAAACAGATGTCAGATCTAAGTACGGAGATCGGGTTCTTTCCACGGTTATCCGCAAAAATAATGATGTTTCCAAAGCGGCCTTCGATTTTACTGACATTGTCAGTTTCAACCCCGAAGCGAATGGAGCAAAAGATTTCCAAGCATTAGTGACCGAACTTGAGAGCAAGCTCTAATTACTAAATAAATATTTAGCAAAATCAATATTTCATTAATTATTGAAATCACTAAATCAATAATCATTTATCATGGCTAAAAATAAAATTTTAACAGTGCCTCAAAACGGGACTCAACCGGCAACTATCCCATCGCCTATCGACAACATGCTCGCTGGAACAACCTCAGTAGAGACAGTAACAAAAACATCAAACAAGAGACCAACATCATTCAATATCGATCAAGAATTACAATCTCGCTTCAAAGCCGTCTGTGCTACAAGAGGCAAATCCATGTCCAGTGTAATCGAGGACTTTATCCTCGGATATATTTCAGAACAATGATCCTACGCACATTACTATTATTAATTCTCTCACTAACCTTTACCTGCTGCTCCAACAAGCCTTCAGATCTCCGACTTTCAAGAGTAGAAGGCTTATTGTCTGAATCTCCCAAAGAAGCGTGGGATTCGTTGAGTGCTATTAATTATGATCTTTTATCTGACGCTGATAAACATTACTACGATTTCCTTTCAGTGAAAGTAGCAGATAAAGCGTATCTTACACATTCCTCCGATAGCCTCATTCTGAAAGTCATTGATTTTGAATTTAAACATCAGAAAAATGGACGCTATCCAGAAGCATTGTATTATGGCGGAAGAGTTTATAGTGATTTAGGTGATTATCCTACCTCTTTACACTATTTTCAGGATGCTCTTAAATCTTTGCCATCAAATTCTGGCAATCAAGAATTAAGATGTAATATATTAAGTCAAACAGGTAGGCTTCTAACAGCTCTATCGCTTTATGATGAAGCAATACCCTATATTCATGAGGCATTAGAAATAAATCGGCATCTTCAAGATACAACTAATATTATATACGGGTTACAATTATTGGGTGGTACGTATCTTAGGAACTCAAATTATGATCTAGCTGAAAAATATTTTAAAGAGTCTATAGGTTTTAGTGTTCATCAACCTTCGTATCATATGGCTAAATCAAGGATGTATCTTGCTGCCGTAAAACACAAGCAGGGAGAACTTGATTCTGCTTTAAGCTATATTCGTAATACATCTGAAGAAGTAAAACCTATGGTACGCAATAGTGTTCTCGGCTATGCTTCTAATATATATTTAGACGCTGGAATTCTCGACACAGCGTATATTTATGCAAAAGATCTAATCTCAAATAACGATCCAACGCACAAAGAAATTGGATATCAAGTACTACTATCTCCAGAACTACGAAAATATATAGAGATAGACACTTTAAATCAATATATTTCCGAATATAGAACCATTTTAGAGAGCTTCTATGACGAGAACAATATGCAACTATCTATTAACCAACAGAGTCTCTACAACTATCAGTTACATGAAAACCAAAAAGCCAAAGCAGAAAGACTTTCTAATATACTAAAGAATTGGATAGTCGGTTTTATATTCTT
This sequence is a window from Duncaniella dubosii. Protein-coding genes within it:
- a CDS encoding ParA family protein, producing MKAKIIAIANHKGGVGKTASVASIGAVLASRGKKVLMVDLDTQANLTRHFMENIPPRIIYHAIREQLNLPIYPIRENLDIVPSGLDMAGIDLELQMMFNRERVLKVLLDPFSTIYDYVLLDCPPALGLVTINALTAANKLIVPMKADLMSNYGLSMMDQFCVKMQVLNPGIHIDYIFFNIYEKGQTMTEAIETDVRSKYGDRVLSTVIRKNNDVSKAAFDFTDIVSFNPEANGAKDFQALVTELESKL
- a CDS encoding tetratricopeptide repeat protein, coding for MILRTLLLLILSLTFTCCSNKPSDLRLSRVEGLLSESPKEAWDSLSAINYDLLSDADKHYYDFLSVKVADKAYLTHSSDSLILKVIDFEFKHQKNGRYPEALYYGGRVYSDLGDYPTSLHYFQDALKSLPSNSGNQELRCNILSQTGRLLTALSLYDEAIPYIHEALEINRHLQDTTNIIYGLQLLGGTYLRNSNYDLAEKYFKESIGFSVHQPSYHMAKSRMYLAAVKHKQGELDSALSYIRNTSEEVKPMVRNSVLGYASNIYLDAGILDTAYIYAKDLISNNDPTHKEIGYQVLLSPELRKYIEIDTLNQYISEYRTILESFYDENNMQLSINQQSLYNYQLHENQKAKAERLSNILKNWIVGFIFLAILLVLISLYFKNKSKNNIIELQQALANIEKLKLELVTSQLKQSSDIGQTIINQTEEIAPVITHNSPKSTEQELRECLKKELLTLYESASAQSSISPIILQSIAYQKNPRIHSRGKNYKKRVMFFGVKSNKLSYLVLLNLR
- a CDS encoding plasmid partition protein ParG; the encoded protein is MAKNKILTVPQNGTQPATIPSPIDNMLAGTTSVETVTKTSNKRPTSFNIDQELQSRFKAVCATRGKSMSSVIEDFILGYISEQ